The following proteins come from a genomic window of Candidatus Macondimonas diazotrophica:
- a CDS encoding 1,2-dihydroxy-3-keto-5-methylthiopentene dioxygenase — protein MSRLTVYSENDAAHPTLETEDGETIRQTLAEAGVLFRRWAATQALDERADESVILSAYRPEIDRLIAEAGYQSVDVVNMYPTHPDRAALRDKFLSEHTHGEDEVRFFVDGAGLFCLHLNGQVYAVLCTKGDLISVPAGTRHWFDMGSSPRFTAIRLFNNPDGWIAQFTGDAIADGFPRLA, from the coding sequence ATGAGCCGCCTGACCGTTTATTCCGAGAATGACGCCGCACATCCCACACTTGAGACCGAAGATGGCGAAACGATTCGCCAGACGCTGGCCGAAGCCGGAGTGCTGTTTCGCCGTTGGGCAGCGACGCAAGCGCTGGATGAGCGCGCCGACGAGTCGGTGATCCTCTCGGCTTATCGCCCGGAAATCGATCGGCTGATCGCCGAGGCGGGCTATCAGAGTGTCGATGTGGTCAATATGTACCCAACGCACCCGGACCGCGCCGCGCTGCGCGACAAGTTTCTCAGTGAACACACCCACGGCGAGGATGAGGTGCGCTTTTTCGTGGACGGCGCCGGGTTGTTCTGCCTGCATCTGAATGGACAGGTCTATGCTGTCTTGTGCACCAAAGGGGATTTGATCAGTGTGCCGGCAGGAACCCGGCACTGGTTCGACATGGGATCGAGCCCGCGGTTTACTGCCATTCGCCTGTTCAACAATCCGGATGGATGGATTGCCCAGTTTACCGGCGATGCCATCGCCGATGGTTTTCCGCGCCTGGCGTGA
- a CDS encoding outer membrane protein assembly factor BamD encodes MHSFARLVFLSLLGLSLSACSLLSYLPKGSDDPENGDEVPEVNTSRPAAEIYQEAHQALENGSLDGAIKRFNALESRYPFGTYAQQAQIELIYAYFRQREWEQGIATAQRFLREYPSHPAADYALYMQGRINFERTLGLLESNLRWKWFNIDGAERDTQYARGAFVAFDNLLRRHPDSPYAADARQRMLFLKDRVARHDLAVARYYLKRGTYVAAANRAQDILAEFSGTEAVLPALDILIASYKALGLSDMEQQVRSLREQASGQTG; translated from the coding sequence ATGCATTCCTTTGCCCGCCTCGTTTTCCTGTCGCTGCTTGGCCTGAGTCTGTCGGCCTGTTCGCTTCTATCGTATCTGCCGAAAGGATCAGACGATCCTGAGAATGGCGATGAAGTGCCGGAGGTCAACACCAGCCGGCCTGCTGCAGAGATCTATCAGGAAGCCCATCAGGCGCTTGAGAATGGAAGCCTCGACGGCGCCATCAAGCGTTTCAACGCCCTCGAATCGCGCTATCCGTTCGGAACCTATGCCCAGCAGGCACAGATCGAGCTCATCTACGCTTACTTCCGTCAGCGCGAATGGGAACAGGGCATCGCCACGGCACAGCGGTTCCTGCGTGAGTATCCCAGCCACCCGGCGGCCGACTATGCGCTGTACATGCAGGGGCGGATCAATTTCGAACGCACTCTGGGGCTGCTCGAAAGCAATCTGCGCTGGAAATGGTTCAATATCGACGGCGCAGAACGCGACACGCAATACGCTCGTGGTGCCTTCGTGGCGTTCGACAACCTCCTGCGTCGCCATCCAGACAGCCCCTACGCCGCCGATGCCCGTCAGCGCATGCTGTTCCTGAAAGACCGGGTCGCGCGACATGATCTTGCGGTCGCCCGTTACTACCTCAAGCGCGGCACCTACGTCGCCGCAGCCAATCGTGCGCAGGATATACTGGCGGAATTCTCGGGAACCGAGGCCGTCCTGCCAGCCCTTGACATCCTGATCGCTTCCTACAAGGCCCTGGGCCTGTCGGACATGGAGCAGCAGGTTCGGTCGCTGCGGGAACAGGCTAGCGGCCAAACCGGCTGA
- the pgeF gene encoding peptidoglycan editing factor PgeF, with translation MSGVVPGLVERGAVPLIVPDWPAPRSVQAVVTTRLGGVSTGPYASFNLGDHVGDDPAAVIANRRLLAEALALPAVPHWLRQVHGTHVMRVSGMVTTEPLEADGAWTDEIGVVCTVGTADCLPVLFCDLAGTHVAATHAGWRGLAAGVLEATVAALDVAPDRLLAWIGPAIGATAFEVGPEVREAFLRIDVAAAAAFRPGPGDRWRADLTLLARQRLNRLGVNGVWGGQWCTASDPDRFFSYRRDGTTGRMAALIWRI, from the coding sequence ATGAGCGGGGTCGTTCCTGGCCTGGTCGAGCGTGGAGCGGTGCCGCTGATCGTGCCCGACTGGCCGGCACCGCGCTCGGTGCAGGCGGTGGTTACCACCCGCCTCGGCGGCGTGAGCACCGGACCTTACGCCAGCTTTAACCTTGGCGATCATGTCGGCGACGATCCGGCGGCCGTGATTGCGAACCGTCGACTCCTGGCCGAGGCACTGGCTCTGCCCGCGGTGCCCCATTGGCTGCGACAAGTCCATGGCACGCATGTCATGCGGGTCTCGGGGATGGTGACGACCGAACCTCTCGAGGCGGATGGCGCCTGGACGGACGAGATCGGCGTGGTGTGCACCGTCGGAACGGCGGATTGTCTGCCGGTCCTGTTCTGCGATCTTGCGGGCACGCATGTGGCCGCTACGCATGCCGGTTGGCGCGGATTGGCGGCCGGCGTGCTGGAAGCCACGGTCGCGGCGCTCGATGTGGCGCCGGACCGGCTCTTGGCCTGGATAGGGCCTGCCATTGGTGCGACAGCGTTTGAGGTGGGGCCGGAGGTGCGCGAAGCCTTTCTTCGCATCGATGTGGCCGCTGCGGCAGCATTCCGACCGGGGCCGGGGGATCGGTGGCGAGCCGATCTGACGCTGCTCGCGCGTCAGCGGCTCAACCGGTTGGGGGTGAACGGTGTCTGGGGCGGTCAGTGGTGCACCGCCAGCGATCCCGACCGGTTTTTTTCCTACCGCCGCGACGGCACAACCGGTCGGATGGCCGCGCTGATCTGGCGGATCTGA
- a CDS encoding DUF3775 domain-containing protein, producing the protein METPDLNTETVCTLITRLKEFHAKEAVAIPEPEGDWSDDWALQVLADHEDDLTYREVKIVIDDLEPDQQATLVALMWVGRGDYGEREWTEALTEATRSATSRTAEYLLSTPMVADYLAEGLATFGHRCDD; encoded by the coding sequence ATGGAAACGCCGGATCTGAATACCGAGACTGTCTGCACTCTGATCACCAGACTCAAGGAATTCCATGCCAAGGAAGCCGTCGCGATTCCCGAACCGGAGGGTGATTGGAGCGATGACTGGGCACTGCAGGTGCTGGCCGACCACGAGGACGATCTCACCTATCGAGAAGTGAAAATCGTGATCGACGATCTCGAACCCGACCAACAGGCGACCCTCGTGGCGCTCATGTGGGTCGGCCGCGGTGACTATGGTGAGCGCGAGTGGACCGAAGCCCTGACCGAGGCGACACGAAGCGCCACAAGCCGCACGGCGGAATACCTTCTCAGCACGCCCATGGTCGCGGATTATCTCGCCGAGGGCCTCGCGACCTTCGGGCATCGCTGCGACGACTAA
- a CDS encoding methyltransferase family protein yields MSSRRALPLAIAAYLFSLSSLGALIVFLHDLWLPWTAGTGELRGGWGQTVAINTGLIALFGLQHSIMVRPGFKRRWTRIVPEHLERSAYVVASGVAIFVLMGFWQPMPGVIWHVTWQPFVTLCLILLALGGIIAVWSTFLTDHFELFGLRQAYIHDQGLPYTPVPFKMGLLYRYVRHPMMLGMLLLFWVTPYMTIGHLFLAGGLTLYILIGLYYEERDLVRNLGSDYARYRDSTPLLFPRLKRSRPIPQH; encoded by the coding sequence ATGTCATCGCGACGCGCACTGCCCCTGGCGATAGCGGCCTACCTGTTTTCGTTGTCGAGCCTGGGCGCCCTGATCGTGTTCCTGCATGACCTATGGCTGCCCTGGACCGCTGGAACCGGCGAACTGCGTGGCGGTTGGGGACAAACCGTCGCCATCAATACCGGCCTGATCGCGCTGTTCGGTTTGCAGCACAGCATCATGGTCCGCCCGGGTTTCAAGCGGCGCTGGACGCGAATCGTACCGGAACACCTCGAGCGCAGCGCCTATGTCGTCGCGTCCGGAGTAGCGATTTTCGTGCTCATGGGATTCTGGCAGCCGATGCCCGGGGTAATCTGGCACGTCACCTGGCAACCCTTCGTCACGCTGTGTCTGATCTTGCTCGCCTTGGGCGGCATCATCGCCGTGTGGTCGACGTTTCTGACCGACCACTTCGAATTGTTTGGCCTGCGCCAAGCCTATATTCACGATCAGGGACTGCCCTATACACCCGTTCCATTCAAGATGGGCCTGCTATATCGCTACGTGCGCCACCCCATGATGCTGGGTATGCTGCTGCTGTTCTGGGTCACCCCCTATATGACCATTGGCCATCTTTTCCTGGCGGGCGGCTTGACGCTCTACATCCTGATCGGCCTGTATTACGAAGAGCGCGATCTGGTCCGCAACCTAGGCTCGGACTACGCCCGCTACCGGGACAGCACGCCGCTACTGTTTCCGCGACTCAAGCGTTCACGGCCGATCCCGCAGCATTGA
- a CDS encoding methylthioribulose 1-phosphate dehydratase: protein MESMDSIETLVHVIRELAADGFSPATGGNFSMREGLDQFCITASGCDKRRVSVGQFIRLPVAGALATTDPLPSAETALHQRLYRLDPTIGCVLHTHSVAATVLSRLDPNDTLVLRGYEMQKAIRGQTTHEATLALPLFDNTQDIPALADQLAVRWEAEGGLPGGFLVRGHGLYAWGRTVAEARRHVEGWEFLLNCLLQERLLEARQ from the coding sequence ATGGAGTCCATGGATTCGATTGAGACGCTGGTCCATGTCATCCGTGAACTGGCGGCCGATGGCTTTTCGCCGGCCACGGGTGGCAATTTTTCGATGCGTGAAGGCTTGGACCAGTTTTGTATCACGGCCTCGGGATGCGACAAGCGCCGGGTGAGCGTCGGCCAGTTTATCCGCCTGCCAGTTGCCGGCGCGCTCGCCACCACCGACCCACTGCCATCGGCCGAGACCGCGCTGCACCAGCGGCTCTATCGGCTCGACCCAACGATCGGCTGCGTGCTGCATACCCACTCGGTTGCTGCTACCGTCCTTTCTCGCCTTGACCCCAATGACACGCTGGTCTTGCGCGGCTATGAAATGCAAAAAGCGATTCGGGGGCAGACGACCCACGAGGCCACGCTTGCGCTGCCGCTGTTTGACAATACCCAGGACATTCCGGCGCTGGCTGACCAACTGGCTGTGCGCTGGGAAGCCGAGGGTGGATTGCCGGGCGGCTTTCTGGTGCGTGGCCACGGGCTTTACGCGTGGGGGCGTACGGTCGCTGAAGCCCGGCGCCATGTGGAAGGTTGGGAGTTCTTGCTGAACTGCCTGCTTCAGGAACGTTTACTGGAGGCCCGTCAATGA
- the wrbA gene encoding NAD(P)H:quinone oxidoreductase: MAKILVLYYSMYGHVETLAHHVAEGARAVAGAEVTLKRVPETIPEEQARQFGAKLDQAAPIATPAELADYDAILFGSPTRFGNMTGQMRTFLDQTGGLWAKAALNGKLASVFTSTGVGGGQETTVVSFWHTLAHHGMVIVPLGYGDIAGQILSDLSEVTAGSPYGAATLAGGDGSRQVSEKEATAARYQGRRVAELAVRLNG; the protein is encoded by the coding sequence TTTACTATTCAATGTACGGTCACGTCGAGACCCTGGCCCACCATGTCGCCGAAGGCGCCCGCGCCGTGGCTGGCGCCGAGGTCACGCTCAAGCGAGTGCCGGAAACCATCCCCGAGGAGCAAGCGCGCCAGTTCGGCGCCAAGCTCGATCAGGCTGCACCCATCGCCACGCCGGCCGAGCTGGCCGACTACGACGCCATCCTCTTCGGCTCCCCGACCCGCTTCGGCAACATGACGGGGCAGATGCGCACCTTTCTCGACCAGACCGGCGGCTTGTGGGCCAAGGCCGCGTTGAACGGCAAGCTGGCCAGCGTCTTCACCAGCACGGGTGTGGGTGGCGGGCAGGAGACCACCGTCGTTTCCTTCTGGCACACACTGGCGCATCACGGCATGGTCATCGTGCCCTTGGGCTACGGCGACATTGCTGGCCAGATCCTGTCAGACCTCAGCGAGGTGACCGCCGGCTCGCCCTATGGTGCGGCAACGCTGGCCGGCGGCGACGGCAGCCGTCAGGTCTCCGAGAAAGAAGCCACCGCGGCCCGCTACCAGGGCCGGCGAGTCGCAGAATTGGCCGTTCGGCTGAATGGCTAA
- a CDS encoding nitroreductase family protein yields the protein MWDFFETIRHRHSVRHYRRDQPVSREQLHAILEMACAAPSAGDLQSYRIAVATTAEQRQALQAASGDQSFLTEAPLCLVFCTDPERAAMRYGERGRTLYAIQDATIAASYAQLAAVAAGLASAWIGNFDEDAVRSALELPDRLQPIALIVVGTAAEIPEATPRRPLKDILIQPHSEP from the coding sequence ATGTGGGATTTTTTCGAGACCATCCGGCACCGCCATTCGGTTCGGCACTACCGTCGTGACCAACCGGTTTCCCGAGAGCAGTTGCATGCCATCCTGGAGATGGCCTGTGCCGCACCTTCGGCCGGGGATCTGCAATCCTATCGGATCGCCGTTGCAACGACCGCCGAGCAGCGCCAAGCGCTCCAAGCCGCAAGTGGCGATCAGAGTTTCCTGACCGAAGCGCCGCTCTGTCTGGTGTTCTGCACCGACCCGGAACGCGCCGCCATGCGCTATGGCGAGCGTGGCAGAACGCTTTACGCAATACAGGACGCTACCATTGCAGCCAGTTACGCGCAGCTTGCCGCTGTTGCGGCAGGATTGGCCAGCGCCTGGATCGGCAATTTTGATGAAGATGCCGTGCGATCCGCCTTGGAGCTTCCAGACCGATTGCAGCCCATCGCGCTGATCGTCGTGGGGACGGCTGCCGAGATCCCCGAAGCAACCCCACGCCGACCGCTCAAGGACATCCTGATCCAACCTCATAGCGAACCTTGA
- the rluD gene encoding 23S rRNA pseudouridine(1911/1915/1917) synthase RluD yields the protein MIVTPAWAGQRLDQILAQQFSAHSRSRLTRWIRDGHVRVDGAPARPSDRLREGQLIALCMPDPAPVVPLRPEPLALTVVHEDEALLILDKPPGLVVHPGAGNPSGTLQNALLHHLPALAHLPRAGLVHRLDKDTSGLMVVAKTLSSHTRLVSALQAREIRREYDAVVIGTPVAGGAVDAPLGRHPRDRLRITVREGGRASVTHYRIAERYAHHTRLALRLETGRTHQIRVHMAHLGYPVLGDPLYAGRLRLPAGIDPELAETLRRFRRQALHAARLGLVHPSEGREMHWEVPPPADMQALIETLRRGPVS from the coding sequence GTGATCGTCACCCCCGCGTGGGCCGGTCAGCGTCTCGACCAGATCTTGGCGCAGCAGTTCTCGGCGCATTCGCGCAGTCGGCTGACCCGTTGGATCCGGGACGGACATGTTCGGGTCGATGGTGCGCCGGCACGACCCAGCGACCGACTGCGTGAAGGACAGCTTATCGCGCTGTGCATGCCGGATCCGGCGCCGGTGGTGCCGTTGCGCCCGGAGCCTTTGGCACTGACCGTCGTGCATGAGGATGAGGCGTTGCTGATCCTCGACAAACCGCCTGGACTTGTGGTCCATCCAGGGGCGGGCAACCCATCGGGGACGCTGCAGAATGCGCTGCTTCATCATCTTCCGGCATTGGCGCATCTGCCGAGAGCCGGGTTGGTGCATCGACTCGACAAGGATACCTCCGGGCTGATGGTGGTGGCCAAGACACTGAGCAGTCATACGCGGCTCGTCAGCGCGCTGCAGGCGCGAGAGATCCGCCGCGAATACGATGCGGTGGTGATCGGGACGCCCGTGGCGGGCGGCGCAGTCGATGCGCCGCTGGGTCGACACCCGCGTGATCGACTGCGGATCACCGTACGGGAAGGCGGACGCGCCTCGGTCACGCATTACCGTATCGCCGAACGCTACGCCCATCACACCCGCCTTGCGCTGCGTCTGGAAACCGGCCGGACGCACCAGATCCGTGTTCACATGGCCCATCTGGGTTATCCGGTGCTGGGTGATCCGCTCTACGCAGGCCGCTTGCGGTTGCCCGCCGGCATCGATCCCGAACTGGCCGAGACGCTGCGGAGATTCAGGCGTCAGGCGTTGCATGCAGCCCGTCTGGGTCTTGTGCACCCGAGCGAGGGTCGTGAGATGCATTGGGAGGTGCCGCCGCCGGCGGACATGCAAGCCTTGATCGAGACGCTGCGTCGCGGACCGGTCTCATGA
- the mtnC gene encoding acireductone synthase — MRIQAVVTDIEGTTTDIGFVHRVLFPYAARRLPAYVAAHRDEPALQALLVEVAAASGQPAASEAAVVDQLLEWIKLDLKMTPLKTLQGWIWREGYQRGDFTGHVYPDAAVCLRRWSAAGLRLYVYSSGSEEAQRLLFGHSNHGDLTPLFGGYFDTRVGAKREAESYRRIVEAIGIAADRTLFLSDIESELDAARAAGLETCLLARGGGLTSDHPIAADFHHIPQLKEVAS; from the coding sequence ATGAGGATCCAAGCCGTTGTGACCGATATCGAAGGCACGACCACCGATATCGGCTTCGTGCATCGGGTGCTGTTTCCCTATGCCGCGCGTAGGCTGCCGGCCTACGTCGCGGCACATCGCGACGAGCCCGCGCTGCAGGCGCTGCTGGTCGAGGTGGCTGCGGCAAGCGGTCAGCCCGCGGCCAGCGAGGCCGCGGTGGTGGATCAGCTGCTGGAGTGGATCAAGCTCGATCTTAAGATGACGCCATTGAAGACCTTGCAGGGTTGGATCTGGCGCGAGGGCTACCAGCGCGGCGACTTTACCGGCCATGTCTATCCGGATGCTGCTGTTTGCCTGCGTCGCTGGTCTGCGGCCGGGCTGCGGCTCTATGTCTATTCGTCCGGCTCGGAAGAGGCGCAGCGGCTTCTGTTCGGGCATAGCAACCATGGCGATCTGACGCCCCTGTTCGGGGGTTACTTCGATACGCGCGTCGGCGCCAAGCGCGAGGCCGAAAGCTATCGCCGGATCGTCGAGGCGATCGGTATCGCGGCGGATCGCACTCTGTTCTTGTCGGACATCGAATCCGAACTCGATGCAGCGCGAGCCGCAGGGCTCGAAACCTGTCTGTTGGCGCGCGGTGGTGGATTGACGAGCGATCATCCCATTGCCGCAGATTTTCACCACATCCCGCAGCTGAAGGAGGTTGCCTCATGA